A genome region from Sceloporus undulatus isolate JIND9_A2432 ecotype Alabama chromosome 1, SceUnd_v1.1, whole genome shotgun sequence includes the following:
- the CLHC1 gene encoding clathrin heavy chain linker domain-containing protein 1 isoform X2 gives MKASSVRANKHPVLPPIIPEAEKKFLESIQSYIISEIENVGCTDKGPAEEYYTIYRNVFEMIIEHVSAYKNILTTIKQEYDAFIEVLKKGQWNAFHLHGKLKMLACEPSTLMYYKKRIIQLEEKLKRIEKNSSRIENLIQKIRTLREGLAAKEAVTTTKKINPAQTIPGLSLKDSLDIDALSNHLAHLQRRVKELREDMLTKYIPLENTANVDEDLKRALQMRNMAEKKNEHLKFCFYRLTQFANIVSLWENSDRSIETLQQLISQMIENEKLAKGEIVSSVSSVFERDPTKSQEAEDLIEYIERFNELFSRGQYEAAAIYAANCPRGILRNEETLEKFRAVGPVKGKILPLLMYCEALISTSIAIKKPLPANLTAEAIKCALAEKRLDLVMHWLTLHKLELSEAAGDAIYKYAEVDEHNKSHCFALAQIAYSDCRVHKKAVLCLCKQGQIFGAMDYLHQFHRLPTEDYIFLLKRCPGVELIRCLTQGWNGKPALMSLGETILSLIHTEHKVYCIRLLEEIAKEGKNILAQMIENDTVCTVEEWKEIAETCLQSRREKLFKLIISVLADLQGVVEIPVDDKEDAKLMEHVFL, from the exons ATGAAAGCATCCAGTGTCAGAGCAAACAAGCATCCAGTGCtgcctcccatcatccctgaggctgagaagaaaTTTCTGGAAAGCATCCAGAGTTACATAATTTCAGAAATTGAGAACGTGGGCTGTACTGATAAAGGGCCAGCTGAGGAGTATTATACAATATATAGAAATGTGTTTGAAATG ATAATCGAGCATGTCAGTGCATACAAGAACATCCTGACAACCATCAAGCAGGAATACGATGCCTTTATAGAAGTACTAAAGAAGGGCCAATGGAATGCTTTTCACCTTCATGGGAAATTAAAAATGTTAGCTTGTGAACCTTCCACTCTTATGTATTACAAGAAGAGAATTATTCAACTGGAAGAGAA gttaaaaagAATTGAGAAAAATTCTTCAAGAATTGAGAATTTAATACAGAAGATTCGGACTTTAAGGGAGGGGCTTGCAGCAAAAGAAGCTGTAACTACAACCAAGAAAATCAACCCAGCTCAAACAATTCCAG GCCTCAGCTTGAAAGATTCTCTCGACATTGATGCTCTTTCCAACCACCTTGCTCATCTACAAAGGAGGGTGAAGGAACTGAGAGAGGACATGCTGACAAAATACATCCCGCTGGAGAACACAGCCAATGTTGATGAGGACCTGAAGCGGGCACTTCAGATGAGAAATATGGCTGAAAAAAAGAATGAACATCTCAAGTTTTG cttttatcgACTGACACAGTTTGCAAATATTGTGTCTCTCTGGGAAAATTCAGACAGGAGCATTGAAACCCTGCAGCAACTCATATCTCAAATGATAGAAAATGAGAAACTGGCAAaag GTGAAATTGTCTCCAGCGTCTCCAGCGTATTTGAACGTGACCCTACCAAAAGCCAAGAGGCTGAAGATCTCATAGAATACATTGAAAG GTTCAATGAACTGTTTTCCCGTGGTCAGTATGAGGCTGCAGCAATATATGCAGCAAACTGTCCGAGAGGAATCCTCCGCAATGAAGAAACCTTGGAGAAATTCAGGG CTGTTGGCCCTGTTAAAGGGAAGATCCTCCCTCTGCTCATGTACTGTGAAGCTCTCATAAGCACAAGCATCGCCATAAAAAAGCCTCTTCCTGCAAACCTGACAGCCGAAGCCATCAAATGTGCCTTGGCTGAGAAACGATTGGACCTTGTGATGCATTGGTTGACCCTACACAA GCTGGAATTGTCTGAGGCAGCTGGTGATGCAATTTACAAGTATGCAGAGGTGGATGAGCATAACAAATCTCATTGCTTTGCTTTGGCTCAGATCGCCTACAGTGATTGTAGGGTGCACAAGAAAGCAGTTCTGTGCTTGTGCAAACAGGGACAGATCTTTGGAGCCATGGATTACCTTCATCAGTTCCATCGCCTTCCCACAG AGGATTATATTTTCCTACTGAAGCGTTGCCCTGGTGTGGAACTCATCCGTTGCCTGACTCAAGGATGGAATGGGAAACCAGCCCTCATGTCCCTTGGAGAAACCATCCTCTCGCTCATCCATACCGAGCACAAAGTATACTGCATACGATTGTTGGAGGAGATTGCCAAGGAAGGCAAAA ATATACTAGCGCAAATGATTGAAAATGATACGGTTTGCACCGTGGAAGAATGGAAGGAGATTGCCGAAACGTGCCTTCAGAGCAGGAGAGAAAAATTATTTAAGCTTATTATCTCAGTCCTAGCTGATCTACAAGGAGTGGTTGAAATTCCTGTTGATGATAAAGAGGATGCCAAGTTAATGGAGCACGTCTTCTTGTAA
- the CLHC1 gene encoding clathrin heavy chain linker domain-containing protein 1 isoform X1, whose protein sequence is MKASSVRANKHPVLPPIIPEAEKKFLESIQSYIISEIENVGCTDKGPAEEYYTIYRNVFEMIIEHVSAYKNILTTIKQEYDAFIEVLKKGQWNAFHLHGKLKMLACEPSTLMYYKKRIIQLEEKLKRIEKNSSRIENLIQKIRTLREGLAAKEAVTTTKKINPAQTIPGLSLKDSLDIDALSNHLAHLQRRVKELREDMLTKYIPLENTANVDEDLKRALQMRNMAEKKNEHLKFWYNSHSCIMYLALFRTGSSSFYRLTQFANIVSLWENSDRSIETLQQLISQMIENEKLAKGEIVSSVSSVFERDPTKSQEAEDLIEYIERFNELFSRGQYEAAAIYAANCPRGILRNEETLEKFRAVGPVKGKILPLLMYCEALISTSIAIKKPLPANLTAEAIKCALAEKRLDLVMHWLTLHKLELSEAAGDAIYKYAEVDEHNKSHCFALAQIAYSDCRVHKKAVLCLCKQGQIFGAMDYLHQFHRLPTEDYIFLLKRCPGVELIRCLTQGWNGKPALMSLGETILSLIHTEHKVYCIRLLEEIAKEGKNILAQMIENDTVCTVEEWKEIAETCLQSRREKLFKLIISVLADLQGVVEIPVDDKEDAKLMEHVFL, encoded by the exons ATGAAAGCATCCAGTGTCAGAGCAAACAAGCATCCAGTGCtgcctcccatcatccctgaggctgagaagaaaTTTCTGGAAAGCATCCAGAGTTACATAATTTCAGAAATTGAGAACGTGGGCTGTACTGATAAAGGGCCAGCTGAGGAGTATTATACAATATATAGAAATGTGTTTGAAATG ATAATCGAGCATGTCAGTGCATACAAGAACATCCTGACAACCATCAAGCAGGAATACGATGCCTTTATAGAAGTACTAAAGAAGGGCCAATGGAATGCTTTTCACCTTCATGGGAAATTAAAAATGTTAGCTTGTGAACCTTCCACTCTTATGTATTACAAGAAGAGAATTATTCAACTGGAAGAGAA gttaaaaagAATTGAGAAAAATTCTTCAAGAATTGAGAATTTAATACAGAAGATTCGGACTTTAAGGGAGGGGCTTGCAGCAAAAGAAGCTGTAACTACAACCAAGAAAATCAACCCAGCTCAAACAATTCCAG GCCTCAGCTTGAAAGATTCTCTCGACATTGATGCTCTTTCCAACCACCTTGCTCATCTACAAAGGAGGGTGAAGGAACTGAGAGAGGACATGCTGACAAAATACATCCCGCTGGAGAACACAGCCAATGTTGATGAGGACCTGAAGCGGGCACTTCAGATGAGAAATATGGCTGAAAAAAAGAATGAACATCTCAAGTTTTGGTATAACAGTCATAGTTGCATCATGTATTTAGCTTTATTTAGGACAGGTTCTTCAAG cttttatcgACTGACACAGTTTGCAAATATTGTGTCTCTCTGGGAAAATTCAGACAGGAGCATTGAAACCCTGCAGCAACTCATATCTCAAATGATAGAAAATGAGAAACTGGCAAaag GTGAAATTGTCTCCAGCGTCTCCAGCGTATTTGAACGTGACCCTACCAAAAGCCAAGAGGCTGAAGATCTCATAGAATACATTGAAAG GTTCAATGAACTGTTTTCCCGTGGTCAGTATGAGGCTGCAGCAATATATGCAGCAAACTGTCCGAGAGGAATCCTCCGCAATGAAGAAACCTTGGAGAAATTCAGGG CTGTTGGCCCTGTTAAAGGGAAGATCCTCCCTCTGCTCATGTACTGTGAAGCTCTCATAAGCACAAGCATCGCCATAAAAAAGCCTCTTCCTGCAAACCTGACAGCCGAAGCCATCAAATGTGCCTTGGCTGAGAAACGATTGGACCTTGTGATGCATTGGTTGACCCTACACAA GCTGGAATTGTCTGAGGCAGCTGGTGATGCAATTTACAAGTATGCAGAGGTGGATGAGCATAACAAATCTCATTGCTTTGCTTTGGCTCAGATCGCCTACAGTGATTGTAGGGTGCACAAGAAAGCAGTTCTGTGCTTGTGCAAACAGGGACAGATCTTTGGAGCCATGGATTACCTTCATCAGTTCCATCGCCTTCCCACAG AGGATTATATTTTCCTACTGAAGCGTTGCCCTGGTGTGGAACTCATCCGTTGCCTGACTCAAGGATGGAATGGGAAACCAGCCCTCATGTCCCTTGGAGAAACCATCCTCTCGCTCATCCATACCGAGCACAAAGTATACTGCATACGATTGTTGGAGGAGATTGCCAAGGAAGGCAAAA ATATACTAGCGCAAATGATTGAAAATGATACGGTTTGCACCGTGGAAGAATGGAAGGAGATTGCCGAAACGTGCCTTCAGAGCAGGAGAGAAAAATTATTTAAGCTTATTATCTCAGTCCTAGCTGATCTACAAGGAGTGGTTGAAATTCCTGTTGATGATAAAGAGGATGCCAAGTTAATGGAGCACGTCTTCTTGTAA
- the CLHC1 gene encoding clathrin heavy chain linker domain-containing protein 1 isoform X3: protein MKASSVRANKHPVLPPIIPEAEKKFLESIQSYIISEIENVGCTDKGPAEEYYTIYRNVFEMIIEHVSAYKNILTTIKQEYDAFIEVLKKGQWNAFHLHGKLKMLACEPSTLMYYKKRIIQLEEKLKRIEKNSSRIENLIQKIRTLREGLAAKEAVTTTKKINPAQTIPGLSLKDSLDIDALSNHLAHLQRRVKELREDMLTKYIPLENTANVDEDLKRALQMRNMAEKKNEHLKFWYNSHSCIMYLALFRTGSSSFYRLTQFANIVSLWENSDRSIETLQQLISQMIENEKLAKGEIVSSVSSVFERDPTKSQEAEDLIEYIERFNELFSRGQYEAAAIYAANCPRGILRNEETLEKFRAVGPVKGKILPLLMYCEALISTSIAIKKPLPANLTAEAIKCALAEKRLDLVMHWLTLHKLELSEAAGDAIYKYAEVDEHNKSHCFALAQIAYSDCRVHKKAVLCLCKQGQIFGAMDYLHQFHRLPTEDYIFLLKRCPGVELIRCLTQGWNGKPALMSLGETILSLIHTEHKVYCIRLLEEIAKEGKRHRSKLSWHQKAHRAETGSDVLEEMQLSLMSEWKRTRTG, encoded by the exons ATGAAAGCATCCAGTGTCAGAGCAAACAAGCATCCAGTGCtgcctcccatcatccctgaggctgagaagaaaTTTCTGGAAAGCATCCAGAGTTACATAATTTCAGAAATTGAGAACGTGGGCTGTACTGATAAAGGGCCAGCTGAGGAGTATTATACAATATATAGAAATGTGTTTGAAATG ATAATCGAGCATGTCAGTGCATACAAGAACATCCTGACAACCATCAAGCAGGAATACGATGCCTTTATAGAAGTACTAAAGAAGGGCCAATGGAATGCTTTTCACCTTCATGGGAAATTAAAAATGTTAGCTTGTGAACCTTCCACTCTTATGTATTACAAGAAGAGAATTATTCAACTGGAAGAGAA gttaaaaagAATTGAGAAAAATTCTTCAAGAATTGAGAATTTAATACAGAAGATTCGGACTTTAAGGGAGGGGCTTGCAGCAAAAGAAGCTGTAACTACAACCAAGAAAATCAACCCAGCTCAAACAATTCCAG GCCTCAGCTTGAAAGATTCTCTCGACATTGATGCTCTTTCCAACCACCTTGCTCATCTACAAAGGAGGGTGAAGGAACTGAGAGAGGACATGCTGACAAAATACATCCCGCTGGAGAACACAGCCAATGTTGATGAGGACCTGAAGCGGGCACTTCAGATGAGAAATATGGCTGAAAAAAAGAATGAACATCTCAAGTTTTGGTATAACAGTCATAGTTGCATCATGTATTTAGCTTTATTTAGGACAGGTTCTTCAAG cttttatcgACTGACACAGTTTGCAAATATTGTGTCTCTCTGGGAAAATTCAGACAGGAGCATTGAAACCCTGCAGCAACTCATATCTCAAATGATAGAAAATGAGAAACTGGCAAaag GTGAAATTGTCTCCAGCGTCTCCAGCGTATTTGAACGTGACCCTACCAAAAGCCAAGAGGCTGAAGATCTCATAGAATACATTGAAAG GTTCAATGAACTGTTTTCCCGTGGTCAGTATGAGGCTGCAGCAATATATGCAGCAAACTGTCCGAGAGGAATCCTCCGCAATGAAGAAACCTTGGAGAAATTCAGGG CTGTTGGCCCTGTTAAAGGGAAGATCCTCCCTCTGCTCATGTACTGTGAAGCTCTCATAAGCACAAGCATCGCCATAAAAAAGCCTCTTCCTGCAAACCTGACAGCCGAAGCCATCAAATGTGCCTTGGCTGAGAAACGATTGGACCTTGTGATGCATTGGTTGACCCTACACAA GCTGGAATTGTCTGAGGCAGCTGGTGATGCAATTTACAAGTATGCAGAGGTGGATGAGCATAACAAATCTCATTGCTTTGCTTTGGCTCAGATCGCCTACAGTGATTGTAGGGTGCACAAGAAAGCAGTTCTGTGCTTGTGCAAACAGGGACAGATCTTTGGAGCCATGGATTACCTTCATCAGTTCCATCGCCTTCCCACAG AGGATTATATTTTCCTACTGAAGCGTTGCCCTGGTGTGGAACTCATCCGTTGCCTGACTCAAGGATGGAATGGGAAACCAGCCCTCATGTCCCTTGGAGAAACCATCCTCTCGCTCATCCATACCGAGCACAAAGTATACTGCATACGATTGTTGGAGGAGATTGCCAAGGAAGGCAAAA GACACCGTTCTAAACTCTCATGGCACCAGAAGGCACACAGAGCAGAGACTGGAAGTGATGTACTAGAAGAAATGCAATTATCCTTAATGAGCGAATGGAAAAGAACGAGGACAGGGTGA
- the CLHC1 gene encoding clathrin heavy chain linker domain-containing protein 1 isoform X4: protein MCLKWLKRIEKNSSRIENLIQKIRTLREGLAAKEAVTTTKKINPAQTIPGLSLKDSLDIDALSNHLAHLQRRVKELREDMLTKYIPLENTANVDEDLKRALQMRNMAEKKNEHLKFWYNSHSCIMYLALFRTGSSSFYRLTQFANIVSLWENSDRSIETLQQLISQMIENEKLAKGEIVSSVSSVFERDPTKSQEAEDLIEYIERFNELFSRGQYEAAAIYAANCPRGILRNEETLEKFRAVGPVKGKILPLLMYCEALISTSIAIKKPLPANLTAEAIKCALAEKRLDLVMHWLTLHKLELSEAAGDAIYKYAEVDEHNKSHCFALAQIAYSDCRVHKKAVLCLCKQGQIFGAMDYLHQFHRLPTEDYIFLLKRCPGVELIRCLTQGWNGKPALMSLGETILSLIHTEHKVYCIRLLEEIAKEGKNILAQMIENDTVCTVEEWKEIAETCLQSRREKLFKLIISVLADLQGVVEIPVDDKEDAKLMEHVFL from the exons ATGTGTTTGAAATG gttaaaaagAATTGAGAAAAATTCTTCAAGAATTGAGAATTTAATACAGAAGATTCGGACTTTAAGGGAGGGGCTTGCAGCAAAAGAAGCTGTAACTACAACCAAGAAAATCAACCCAGCTCAAACAATTCCAG GCCTCAGCTTGAAAGATTCTCTCGACATTGATGCTCTTTCCAACCACCTTGCTCATCTACAAAGGAGGGTGAAGGAACTGAGAGAGGACATGCTGACAAAATACATCCCGCTGGAGAACACAGCCAATGTTGATGAGGACCTGAAGCGGGCACTTCAGATGAGAAATATGGCTGAAAAAAAGAATGAACATCTCAAGTTTTGGTATAACAGTCATAGTTGCATCATGTATTTAGCTTTATTTAGGACAGGTTCTTCAAG cttttatcgACTGACACAGTTTGCAAATATTGTGTCTCTCTGGGAAAATTCAGACAGGAGCATTGAAACCCTGCAGCAACTCATATCTCAAATGATAGAAAATGAGAAACTGGCAAaag GTGAAATTGTCTCCAGCGTCTCCAGCGTATTTGAACGTGACCCTACCAAAAGCCAAGAGGCTGAAGATCTCATAGAATACATTGAAAG GTTCAATGAACTGTTTTCCCGTGGTCAGTATGAGGCTGCAGCAATATATGCAGCAAACTGTCCGAGAGGAATCCTCCGCAATGAAGAAACCTTGGAGAAATTCAGGG CTGTTGGCCCTGTTAAAGGGAAGATCCTCCCTCTGCTCATGTACTGTGAAGCTCTCATAAGCACAAGCATCGCCATAAAAAAGCCTCTTCCTGCAAACCTGACAGCCGAAGCCATCAAATGTGCCTTGGCTGAGAAACGATTGGACCTTGTGATGCATTGGTTGACCCTACACAA GCTGGAATTGTCTGAGGCAGCTGGTGATGCAATTTACAAGTATGCAGAGGTGGATGAGCATAACAAATCTCATTGCTTTGCTTTGGCTCAGATCGCCTACAGTGATTGTAGGGTGCACAAGAAAGCAGTTCTGTGCTTGTGCAAACAGGGACAGATCTTTGGAGCCATGGATTACCTTCATCAGTTCCATCGCCTTCCCACAG AGGATTATATTTTCCTACTGAAGCGTTGCCCTGGTGTGGAACTCATCCGTTGCCTGACTCAAGGATGGAATGGGAAACCAGCCCTCATGTCCCTTGGAGAAACCATCCTCTCGCTCATCCATACCGAGCACAAAGTATACTGCATACGATTGTTGGAGGAGATTGCCAAGGAAGGCAAAA ATATACTAGCGCAAATGATTGAAAATGATACGGTTTGCACCGTGGAAGAATGGAAGGAGATTGCCGAAACGTGCCTTCAGAGCAGGAGAGAAAAATTATTTAAGCTTATTATCTCAGTCCTAGCTGATCTACAAGGAGTGGTTGAAATTCCTGTTGATGATAAAGAGGATGCCAAGTTAATGGAGCACGTCTTCTTGTAA
- the LOC121922036 gene encoding uncharacterized protein LOC121922036, producing the protein MEDSTKIGGRGASWKPDETRCLIAIWGEETVQMQLSKNHRNICVYDKIASQLRKHGFNRSAGECRTKAKALKRGYKKAVQLSKTSGMGAIDFPFFSELQDVFAGDASIEAKRAAGGNALRFEKKTDTPEMPPETRVLSSTPNASSEDLFTHEAVQEHFVLNLTSVQEEDEDLTQIVSEEEDVGQTGESNDRSSDHRPVPLIYE; encoded by the exons ATGGAAGACAGCACCAAAATAGGTGGTAGGGGCGCAAGCTGGAAACCAGATGAGACTAGGTGTTTGATTGCTATTTGGGGAGAAGAGACAGTACAAATGCAACTCAGCAAAAACCACAGGAACATCTGTGTGTATGACAAAATTGCGTCTCAACTACGTAAACATGGATTTAATCGTTCCGCGGGAGAGTGTAGAACGAAGGCTAAGGCACTGAAACGCGGTTATAAGAAAGCTGTGCAGTTGTCCAAGACGAGTGGAATGGGAgctattgattttccatttttcagtgAGCTCCAGGACGTCTTTGCTGGAGACGCGAGCATTGAGGCAAAAAGAGCTGCGGGCGGAAATGCTCTAAGGTTTGAGAAAAAGACCGACACTCCAGAGATGCCGCCTGAGACGCGCGTTCTTAGCTCAACACCTAATGCTTCTTCTGAGGATCTATTCACTCATG AAGCGGTTCAAGAACACTTTGTTTTAAACTTGACTTCAGTACAGGAAGAAGACGAAGACCTGACTCAAATTGTGTCTGAGGAAGAAGATGTTGGTCAAACTGGGGAGTCTAATGATAGATCAAGCGACCACCGTCCGGTTCCATTGATATATGAGTGA